CTTCACCTCTATCTTTGGATTTAAAGTCAGAAAAACCAAGTAGTACTACTCAACACCTCAGATGATAACCAACGATGCTGCTTGAATCGAGGTACTGAGGAtctcttttttagttttatCTTGTGATAGAAGTAATAAAGCTATAGGAAACCAGTCTTTCTCCTCATTCGTTAAGTAGGAGTGACCGTTTACTATGGGAAATTCTACTATGGAGACACTAAATAGTGTTTGTACAAAAATAAATTGACTTCAAAATGTAATAAGGACCACTAGATTTTAGAAATTTGGATTTAAATAGTGAAGATTTTAAGCTACATACAATGAAGTGCTCCACCATAGATAAATCCGTTTACTAAACCTACAATGATTTGGACAACTAAGGATATGAATCTACTATACATCCGATGTATGCTATACATCTTATTTCCAATGGACAATCTGACCTCACTCACAAAATAATATCAACCGTTGGATATGAGATATATAACATGCATCAAAATATACTAAAATTTTCCAATTATGAGACCTTTTGGGTTAAACATTTAATGTTTGAGCTTTTCATCTAGGCCCGCTATATTACAAGTGAACTTAGTTTCAAAGTAGTCTATCAATGCATATAGTTAGTCTATTCTGAATCAACCTAACAAAGTtcctcaaaaacaaaaaacccaaTTTACTTAAAGTATTGATATATTAAAAACCACAAACGAAcatttgaaaaacaaaatagaggagtgttaattttttttttaaaaatagaGGACTTGTGCGGCTACCCTCAATTCTTAATAAATGAAACTGTCGAATACAAGTGAGGAAGTAAAGACTTAACCTCTGATTACAAATATttgaaataatatcagaaaTCTCTACAAACAAGTATTCAACAAGGCACTAACTAGCAAAGAATGCGATGATAACTACTCTATTTGCTTTAATATAGCTGATATACCGGAAAGACAACTTGACTACTGCGAAACATAATTACCAATTGAACAGCTTTTCCACTACGTTTCCGCCGGAAAGTAGATCCGACGAAGAACCATAATTTATTGTTTGTTTCTAATTCTTTGAGAATGTAAAATAGGCGTCTCAGCATCACCTGACTGGACCGGCCACACTGCCTCATCACCTCAACGACATCAACCGATTAAGCCGAaggggggagatatggaatttCGACTTGAGAAAGATGTTGAGGTCCGGATGTGGGTGAAACTCCAAAGGAAAGTCCCCTTTGAAATGTTCACTTTTCTTCGAGCAATGATCATTATTTAACTAGTCATTGTAAAGTCTTCTTTTCCACCCAACGACATTGCATATGAAATTTCCTCAGATTACTCCTGTTCTTCCGAAGTAACTACTAACTAGACTTTTAAACAATAACGCGGATGAGGGTCAAGTAGCGTATACGAAGTTACTAATCATTTACATGGAAAACTGACAGAAAACCAACATATAAAACAAGTAACTCGGTCTACAAGTACATAAACCGAAAAAAGAAGTCCAAGACTTGTTCAGAGACCTTGAATATTTCACCTTCCATTATTTGCTTGATACTTCCGGTCCATAGAACCAACTCTTGAGGTCTCACAGCATTGTCTTGCTCTGTTCAGACTTCAGACTTCTGCAGCAACCACATAACATGGCAGATAGGTAAGTAAAGTTTCTTTCCCATATCAAGGATTTATAATCTGCTGTTTCGTTTAGATTTTAAGCTCTAGAGGAGAGTTGCGTTCGAGGAACGTCAATTCCCCTAAGAACGACCTCATTGCTTTACAGATGAGATCCTACGATTGATTCATAATAATCTAATTCTCTCATGAAAGACAGAGAACTTGCAAGCCACTGGATATACCAAAGGGAGGGATTTATAAGAGCAGACTACCCAACTCACTGCAGTTATGGACCAGTAAACCTTGAAGACCCTTTCAAATGGCAAGGTGTTATCATGGGGCCTCCAGGTTCTCCTTATGAAGATGGTGTCTTCTATCTTTCCATTGATCTACCTGACAACTATCCAACAAGGCCTCCCATCATCAAATTCTTAACTAAGGTACATATTTACACATTTTCCATTTCACAGTAAAACGTATGTTCTTGATTCTAGAAGAAGTGGAAAAGGGTAATGGATTAACTTTCAGCAAACATCACATGATATCAATGAGATAGAACCCAGGTTGTGAGCCAACAGAATAAGTTTGATTTGTATGATATACTAAAGTTCATAAATTTATATTACTCATAGTTTTAAAAGGTGCAAGGCGTAAGCTAAAAGACCTTAACCTTAGTTGTTTAGGCACCGAGGCGCAAAAGGCGCACACTAAGACGCGGCATTTCAAAACCTGTTTTGAGGCGCGAAAGGCGAAggtctcaaaaaaaaattagttcaagattttttttaatagacaatttttttatttaaaaagcttttttttgttttactgaGTCTTTTAGGTTTTGAGATTGAGACTTTAGAAAGACCACCTCTACCAATGTCCTCTGCCAAACCATGTTGGTGTTGGAGATAATGTTGTTGGAGGTGTTGATGTTGGAGGTGATGTTGTTGGAGGTGATGTTGTTGGAggtgttgatgatgatgacatttAGATGATGATTTAAATGGTGATATTTTAATTGATGAAGATGACGATTTTGAAGCTTGAAGCTAATCCAaacattgttcttgttttttttttcaagactAGTTAGTACTTTAATATATGGATTTATGTTATGCAAGGTGATTTGATTAATTGCATGGTTTTGATAAGTATTTGTTATGAAGAAATAACCGTTTATcatgtttattttggttacAAATCATGTTATATGTAAGACTACATATAAGACTAATCAATGCACAAGTATATGAATTCATACATAAGGCTTACGCTTTATGCCTCAAGACTTACGCTTTATACCTCAAGACTTACGCTTTGGTGAGGCTCTTCCGAAAACGCCTTAGccttttaaaacattgatatTAATGCATTTTATCCACCTTAAAGTTGATCATCCGCAAAAGTTGATAAATTTATATTACTGCATTTTATCCACTTTAAAGTTGATCATCCGCAAATCTAGTGTATGCTATTTGGAAAAAGGaacaaaaacaacataaaAGCAGAGGTAAAATTTGCAGCTCGACTTTTGGAAGAACACTACTCACTAATTGTCAATAATTGATTGCATCAAAGAAAGCATAGTAGATCTAttactttttcattttcatatcagCATACAAACCCTTCTATAACCAGTCAAGATCTGCTTCTAAGTAGTGTCTCATTCTGCATGGACTACTACACTTGCCCTACTTACGTTCAACAGCCTAACCTTACCATTATAATTATTGCAACCAGTTCCTTCTCTAACAACTAATTTTACGGATCTGATGCTGTCTACGTTGGTCGTATGCAGGTTTATCATCCAAACATTGATAATGATGGCAATATTTACATGGACATTTTAGAAGAAGATCAATGGAACCCAATCCAGAATATTGAGAGCCTTTTGCTCTCCATATGCTCACTTCTTGATGATCCGAATCCAGTGGACCCTCTCAATCCAAGCAGCAATCTCTTCAAGACAAACATACAGGAATTCATCAAAATGGCGAGAGAATGGACTAAGAACTATGCTAGTGATGTGTGCATTTACTCTTTTAATCCCAAAGAATGTGTGTAAATGGCTTCCCTTTCCTTTTATTGACATCTCATCACAGACATGGTCCCTTAGACCATAGATTAGTTAAATCTTAGAGAGCACACTAAATGATATGTTTGCTacttgaaagaaagaaaggttTATCAAATGTTTTCTTTCACCTGAATCTGAACTCTAACACAATGAATGAGTCTTATTTTCTAGACTTTTAGATTCAATCACACACTAGTCCAAAAGTAACATGAAATATATGGAAAAATCATCCCATTCATGTCAGGAATCGATATGCTCACCTCCCTCCTAGGCTCTCCACATTAGAGTATGAGCTTCCAATTGCTTCAGAGACCAGCTGTTAAACACTGCACAAACCCTTCTGTCATCAATGTTCTATACATCTAAATTTTCCTCCACAACCTAGGAAGCAAAACAGGTGAAACTTGTTAATTAGCAAATACTAGTAAGATTATTGGCATCAGTACTGTGTCCATGATGAAACTAATTGATCTACATGATGCCTGCTATCAGGTGAACTCAATACTAAGTCAACTAGACCACTAACTATAGTCTTTGTAATTGTTAAACAACTCCTAAGCTGTCATTCTGCTTGTTCCTTGCATGCAATACTTGCATCTACGGCTAGCTGGTTCCTCTAGTTGTCTGAGAAAGCAAACGATTGGGTTGATTTCTTTTCACTTCTTTACTTCAGACAGACAAAAATATATTTCCAGAATGCATACCtttaaaagatcaacatataGGTGCAAAGACTGAGGAAATTAACAGACGCAGTTATCCTACTCTACTGTCCAGAAAAAAGTATTGAGGCGCTTTCCCTTCATTTTCGGAATTGAGGAGAATAGAGAAAACAAAGATTGTGTATGAAATTTACACTTGAGTCTTGAAATCAAATCAAGTAATTTTAATACTTGCAAGTTAGATAGTATGACAATTACTTGAGACCATATTTCATTTTCTCCCTATTCTTCGGCAGACATACAAATGCCTAACAAAATATAAGATGTTAAGAAAAGCACAAAAATCCGTAATCAATTGAAAGAACAACTCACAAACTGAGACATAAGCAAAGCATCTGAAACCCACAATCAGGTGAACTCGTCTGGCACCAAGAGACAACAAACTATGACTAACAGCCTTACACACAATCAGCTCCATGAAAtgaattactattcacatccTAACCTATTGAACCCCTCAGTTACTGAGGATGCATACTCTACACACATTGCACAACAGAACGGCCCCATAACAGAACTGTTTGCAATATCAGAAACAGAGAGAGTGCATAGACTATAATTGACAGGCCCAAATTAAGAAAACGCATTGGGACACATACAACAATATCAATACAAAAAGGTATCAGCCATATTTTTCCTTGAATGGGTTTCAAAGGAACTTAGTAAATTAGCATAAAGATATGAACTTTTTGTAGATAAGAGAAGAAAGGAAACCTCTTTGTGATTGTACTGGTCTACTGAAAACTGGGGGTCTGATAATCCAATCATGCATATGGGTACCATTGCCCACATAGTGGCCCAAATTAAGAAAACGCATTGGGACACATACAACAATATCAATACAAAAAGGTATCAGCCATATTTTTCCTTGAATGGGTTTCAAAGGAACTTAGTAAATTAGCATAAAGATATGAACTTTTTGTAGATAAGAGAAGAAAGGAAACCTCTTTGTGATTGTACTGGTCTACTGAAAACTGGGGGTCTGATAATCCAATCATGCATATGGGTACCATTGCCCacatagtaacagtgaacctGAGTTTGGGTTTGAAGAAGATCCACCAAGGAACAAGAACAACCGAACAAGTTTGGGCATCAATTATCAAAGCCCAGTTCTCCAGAACGTAACATGTTTATAGATATGAAGTTGAATGTAGCGGCCAAATAACCTGGAATAGCTTAGTTGGTTAGAGCGTGTGGCTGTTAACCGCAAGGTCGGAGGTTCGAACCCAACCCTCCTTCTAGCGCAATGTAACTCTTCGAAATGAGTGATTTCTTTTTCAagcccttttttattttttattttatcacTAATTCTCATTTTTTGGGAGTAGATGGCTACTGCAGGCTCGTTCCATGTTTAGAAGTTATTTGCCGATCATTCCTAGTTTGCTTACTTCATCCCAACTTCCCAAATTAATGTCACAACTCATCAACTGTAGTTTAACCATGGTGAGACTATGCAAAATATAGATTTAAGATTATAATTTCTTCTGGCTTTCATCCTTAACGCCAGATGAACAATGTAGCTAGAAAGGTTTGCAAAATTAGTAAGTTAATTAAGATGGTAAAAAACTACGACTGGATTTTGCACACTCGGGATTACAATTCACACACACTGACCCACATTATATTATGAAAATGTCATAAATAACTCTgtaattttttctctttaaattGTCCCGAGTGGAACATGTTTGACATTTTCATTGTAAAAAGTGGGTTAGGGTGTACGGATTGTGATTGAAGATGTGCAAATTTAACTATCCTTCAGTCACACAGGGGCGGGCATGTGTTGGAGAAGGCATCATCATTTGGTccgcggaggcccgcaagctcgatgggcttttacccggtCTGGCCCGCAAGCTCGATACtcttttacccggcccggcccgcgagaaagcccaaCAAAGCCCGTTTCCATAGTTAGAGGGCTGAGCTTAGTTTATAGGTGTgaaacccgacccggcccgttgGCCCGGCccgtgaaaataaaaatattatacatgcatataatatattatacatatatcaattatatattttttgtaataattatacataaaatactatatatgttaataatcctatatttaaaattttatatttctttatattataattttatgctagatttaaaaataaaattgtagtcttatgaaacaactatatgaagtaaacttctcgggattcatcgacaccagctgatgttatCGGTACTAATATTTAGGGATCTTATTAAAGCtttatctaattcggacctcgtctaACCGtcattatgccctaagggaagacccattaccacgATGCGAACGTCGAAAACCGTTTGCAcatctaaaatcacctaatttttgttatgtaTCATGCGTGATCGCACTGAGGAAACCgttttggcaaagccccggtcaatggggtttcaatatgtcaaaacgcttttttttgttgatcgtaagtacgaacggtcaaaccatgtccaaaacaaatgaaattattacggggtccctaaatatatatactgattacatctgctggtgtcgatcgaccgtaTTCCGACCTGGAGTtttcgatcgccgaagtgttcactaatatatcatagcctttatattaggtttataataaaaccatcgcattatgaagcgactatatgaaggaaaattcttggaatcgatcgacaccatctgatgtgatcggtatatatatttagtgacaattttaaaatttcatccaattcggacctcgtttaactgtCAGAATTTCCTATAAAttaaaaacaccactaatgtgccctaagggatgacccattactAAGATACGAATGTcgaaagctgtttacatatttgaaatcacataatttttatcaccaatcgtgcgtggtcgtaaaaaggaaactcatttggcaaagccctggtcaatgaggttttattatgtcaaaatgcattttttttgttgaccgtatgtacggacggtcaaaccatgttcaatggttgaaatttttacaaggtccctaaatatatatatatatatatatatcgatcacatctatcggTGTAGATCGataatatttcaaaactataatttatttgtgacatttttttagaatgttttctaataattcttatattgtttcaaacttttaaataaaagtattatggtttttttttcgaataCAAGCCCACAAATCCCGGCCTGCAAAAGTCCGTAAGGCCCGTTTTAAGTGGGTAGGCTTGGATCTTATTACTTTTGAAAATACTCGGTCCGGCCCCGTGGGTTTTCCACATATATGCTTTTACCACGTATTAATTTACATAAGTTGGTTAGTAtctatgaagcacggacacgcggccaagggtccgtattgcgtgtccgacacggacacggacacggacacgctcggacacgcttggacacgctcggacacgcgaactcaatttggacacgactcggacacgcgagtgtccgaattggacacgcgagtatccaaattggacacgcgagtatccaaattggacacgcggacacgcaccaactcataataaaattgaaagtgcttatggtgagaatcgaaccttggtcatccaaggcacccaacaactcctcaaccattccaacagattcagtttttgttatatttatgcacactttaatatatattcaaatttttaaattatttttttaataaatatatatatattaaaataattttaattgacgtgtccaccacgtgtccgtgtccaaaaaaaattttatatgccgtgtctacgtatcgaatcgtgtccaatacggacactcgtgtccgtgtccgtgctacatagatTAGTATACATGTCTCTATCAGTAGTGGACCCCCTACAAAATTATCCTCAAGTCCCACCACGTCTTCATCCACCTTTTATTCtcaaatacatatatttattacttttaaatttaaagATTGTAATATTGTATTACTAAAAGCAAAAACAAAGTCATAGTTAATTAAAACATTTCTAAACCTAAAAGGATTAGGATCTAGACGATGGTCCAGACCCCCCTCTTCCTAAATAGTCCAAATAAATTTCATTACTTATGTTAATTGTACTTTATTTCACACTAAATTTTATTGATGGAACCCTTTTAGATTAAGAAAATAGCATCTTATTACAAACGCTAATAATAAATTAACTATAAATACTTTCATTTGTAATGTATTATGGCGATTATATCACATTTGGAATGtatatttcctcttttttcatctctttgtatttcctaaacaagaataatgaaatcatctttcatttttttcctatTAAGTTTTGAGAAATTAGAGAAATATTTTGGACCCCCCTACATTCAAATTCTGGTTCCACCCCTGGAGTCACACCTTCCCATTGATCTTTTTTTCCAATTGAAAACAAGAAGTTTTCATCTACATTGAGGTTCTAGGTATGGCTGAAAATACTAAGCATCATGAAAATTTCGGGTTCCTAGAAAAGCCATGTAAGTcaaccttatagaaacattCATTGGGTTGGAGTTTGGATGTGATGGAGGGTTTGGCGGtaaaataagagcaaggacTACTCAATTGTTGATCGAATCAATAATTTTGAGTACAATTAGTTAAAAAAGTATACACTAAATCATCGACACCATAAAAATTGTGTTAAATTTatgtataattttcttttggagACTTGACATATTGTAAGAGGGTGTTTTTGCGGTGCGACTAGGCCCAAAATCGATCGAGGAAAGGATCTAAGAACGATTTTGTTGTGATTAATCTGACTTGATAGTAACAACATCAATTCACTTATAGCACCAGCAATTCACTTATAACGGCAAAGTTTTGCTTGACCGTAACAATATCTACTTTCTATGCTTAACAAGAGCAACGAAGCTTACAGAAGGGGCGTGGTGAGGGAGCTGAGTGCTTGTGAATTCAGTAGAGATGAGATTGCATGATTTGAGTGAGAATTAAGGCAACGTGGGTGATGGTTTAGGTATGAGAGATAAGACATGTTCTCTTGCTTGAAGTTACTGGGTTTTCTCTTCTGGGTTGGGATGAGATCAGATGAGTTGGAATGAATCACTGTGGGTTGAATCCTCATCTATCCCCCCTTGAAACAACAACTCCCTCTCTTTTTATAGTAGAGCCGAAGAGGGAAGGGGAACCTCAAGAACCGTTGATTCTTCTTCATCGTGTCAGAGAGTGTATAGGGCAGTGGTGATAGATGAATAGGCTGGTACTGCTTAGGCATGGCTTTTCCCCAAATCCCCTAAATCACGCTCTAAGAAATGGTAAGGGCAGGAAATCGAAGAATCTCTAGAGGATTTGCGCTCCCTAGTTTTTTGGTGTTGCCAGAAATGGCTGAGCACCAGTCTCAACAGCAAAAGGAGAGAACGTGCCTTCTGTTTGAGGAAGAAGCAGCTGTGATGGATTTGGGCCATGGGTTATGTGATGGGTTTTGGGCCGGAAATGGCCTTGGCTTATTGGGTTGAAGACCCCTTTCTCTACTAGCCCAATGTCGAAATTAAAGCTACATAATGCATGAATTTTGGTTTCCAAGCCCAAAAtttgtttatgtattttatttcGACGATGAGCCTCATAAGTTCCATTACCTTCCATACCACGACTCTCGTGTAAACCCCAAAACGTAGCTTGGGTCTACGAGAATTGCATGACGCGTTTTAATTTATGCTTGGCTTGATATTAAGCTTGGTATGATTTTAAGACCGTCGATTCGGTTATTCGCATGTCGAGCCTTGACTTTGGGCATGTGGGAAAAAAGAGCCATCAACACATATAtaagacaattttttttcttctgaagTCTCCCTTGAGCTATAACATAAGTAGCCACTCAAGTGGTTAAGTCCGAGCGTGATTGTTGATTCTATATTGGAAATGTGAGTAGTTTATCTTCTATGATTGGAGCTTTTTTATGTACTTAATTAAAGAACTGCTCACTCTAGAGGCGAAAATAAGTGGCTTCGTGTCTCTTTGTGTCTCAAACTCTAAATCCAAGATTACGGGGTATTTAATAAAAGTTGTAAAAATTGATGAGAACTAGGGCTGGGACCagtacggttcggttcgggaTTCGACCGATATCGATACCGATACTGATAATTtattcggtttcggtttcggttCGGGATCGTAAATTTGAAACTTAATACCGAACTGAACCCGTACATATCAATTCGGGATGGGTTCAGTTCGGTAAAATTGTACATTTTTGCATGTATTTTTATCTATTTATAACTATTAGCTACTGTAAATTAACATTCTAAGTCTTTAAAAGTACAATATAGacctaaaaaactaaaaacaaaatattgaaaatgcatatatttaatatatttatacattcaATACGAATTATACATATACCGAACCGTACCGTTTATAAAATTTCGGTATTAGATTCGGTACGGGACGAAGACATTTTACCGATTCGTCCCGACCCTAAACCATTTTTTCGGTACCAACTCCCACCCCCAATGAGAACTATTCAAGACCAAAAGTAAGTTTAAGTAACCGTAAAATATTTTCCATTTTAAACAGATTGAAATAGTCCATATAatatttaccaaaaatggTATGCTATCAATTGCCCTACCCAAGGAACAAAATCTCTCCGATATTTCCGATATATCCTCCGATATTTCcctttttcaaaaaaagatatatcttaggggtaaatatcttatttttgcaagtatatgtgatatttctccgataactTAAAATATCTCAAATATTTCTCCGATTtttacgatatatccgatatatcttcgatattttaaagaaatatttgaaaattttcacttaaaaaaatttaactcaATTTGAGAATGTCTCAGACTCTCCTTGACCTGtattttttgattaattaatcacctcgagcctcgagggatataaaaaat
This is a stretch of genomic DNA from Argentina anserina chromosome 4, drPotAnse1.1, whole genome shotgun sequence. It encodes these proteins:
- the LOC126791409 gene encoding ubiquitin-conjugating enzyme E2 11-like, whose amino-acid sequence is MADRELASHWIYQREGFIRADYPTHCSYGPVNLEDPFKWQGVIMGPPGSPYEDGVFYLSIDLPDNYPTRPPIIKFLTKVYHPNIDNDGNIYMDILEEDQWNPIQNIESLLLSICSLLDDPNPVDPLNPSSNLFKTNIQEFIKMAREWTKNYASDVCIYSFNPKECV